The following are encoded together in the Campylobacter devanensis genome:
- a CDS encoding tetratricopeptide repeat protein, with the protein MRCVIFFLFFCVSLHAFTLSINAGKYHSDSYYIIHLQDDKDIICEERNNEENKVYSCKVFAKFEKNLKNQDLPFARISFHPVSDGFTVVIQPKMSSRIFNANNKLFDSHNAKADKDSHSKHFTININKHLNELDTSYINGINFPIKYPNLIHPSVGALDLNKEPITYNENGDMGIYLSIKKSYERKGYREVIHESQKAMNMHPDSIFLGEFLLYQIRAMDKLVIQEAEYQSTQKINQTIIDSAKLWMRFNGSDRNYPEVLYINMMAHLNSDLREDAEYILDMLMTEYSEDQWTKRAIMGYADYLVAQGKLGDGMRFYEDVLYSSNDPDIASEASLKLVKIYLSQQRFTEAAHYIDRVVTANSKYILDNKDYSIEVADELRANGLFDTASKLYRVIFEDSTLHDGHYEISLRRLGTTLVRGSDPVSAHEYLKRYKKEYPDNEFTSEIDKAIDTLFFDLPNTSSEEKHAHYADLLERYPGQELAKMALKAEVDLSFKEKKYGDILKLRGLIADLNESKVADVMNAAALNLANNRNQNSDCIDLIALIDEYGLEDKISDKLKLFNCYDRMRRYTQAYNLAEQHLNEPNLNNRVVWLNNFTKINYKITRYTNAIDTSFKAVELASKVPYSDPSEAIIYRFYSLLKLNRFDEAISALKTLDGKRGIDLMLIEAYDTAMHYANQQGNQIAVDYAIKVLNLQKKLNINTFSPEANFIYIDSLVARSKLQEAKNELEELFALNLKPYNRARALHEIAQIEISQNNLKEAAKYINECLEIAGDSQWRGLCAEQKLLVDGI; encoded by the coding sequence ATGAGATGTGTAATTTTTTTCCTGTTTTTTTGTGTTAGTTTGCATGCTTTTACATTAAGTATAAATGCTGGTAAGTATCATAGTGATTCATACTATATAATCCATCTTCAAGATGATAAGGATATAATTTGCGAAGAACGCAATAATGAAGAGAATAAAGTATATAGTTGTAAGGTTTTTGCTAAATTTGAAAAGAATTTAAAAAATCAAGATTTACCATTTGCTAGAATTAGTTTCCATCCTGTAAGCGATGGATTTACAGTGGTTATTCAGCCCAAAATGTCCTCTAGAATCTTTAATGCAAATAATAAACTATTTGATTCGCATAATGCTAAAGCTGATAAAGATAGCCATTCAAAACATTTTACTATTAATATAAATAAACACCTTAATGAATTAGATACTAGCTATATTAATGGGATAAATTTTCCTATAAAATATCCAAATTTAATACATCCAAGCGTAGGTGCTTTAGATTTAAATAAAGAACCAATTACATATAACGAAAATGGCGATATGGGTATATATCTCTCGATTAAAAAGAGCTATGAGCGTAAAGGTTATAGAGAGGTTATTCATGAAAGTCAAAAAGCGATGAATATGCACCCAGATAGTATATTCTTAGGAGAGTTTTTGCTATATCAAATTCGTGCTATGGATAAGCTAGTAATCCAAGAAGCAGAGTACCAATCTACTCAAAAAATTAATCAAACTATTATAGATTCAGCCAAATTATGGATGAGATTTAATGGTTCTGATAGAAATTATCCTGAGGTTTTATACATCAATATGATGGCACATTTAAATAGCGATTTGCGTGAAGATGCAGAGTATATACTAGATATGTTAATGACTGAATATAGTGAAGATCAATGGACCAAGCGAGCAATTATGGGTTATGCTGACTATTTAGTAGCCCAAGGCAAACTAGGCGATGGAATGAGATTTTATGAAGATGTTTTATATAGCTCAAATGATCCAGATATTGCTAGTGAAGCCTCGCTAAAGCTAGTTAAAATTTATCTTTCGCAGCAAAGATTTACTGAAGCAGCGCATTATATCGATAGAGTTGTTACGGCAAATTCAAAATATATTTTAGATAATAAAGATTATAGTATAGAGGTTGCTGATGAATTACGTGCTAATGGTCTATTTGATACAGCCTCCAAGCTTTATAGAGTGATATTTGAAGATTCAACCTTACATGATGGACATTATGAAATTAGCCTTCGTCGCTTAGGTACTACACTAGTTCGTGGAAGCGACCCTGTGAGCGCTCATGAATATTTAAAAAGATATAAAAAAGAGTATCCTGATAATGAATTTACTAGCGAAATAGATAAGGCTATAGATACGCTATTTTTTGATTTGCCAAATACAAGCAGCGAAGAAAAACACGCTCACTATGCTGATTTGCTAGAGCGTTATCCTGGACAAGAGTTAGCTAAAATGGCTCTTAAGGCTGAAGTTGATTTAAGCTTTAAAGAGAAAAAATATGGCGATATTTTAAAATTGCGTGGTCTTATAGCTGATTTAAATGAGAGTAAGGTTGCTGATGTAATGAATGCTGCAGCATTAAATTTAGCCAATAACCGCAATCAAAACTCAGATTGTATAGATCTTATAGCTTTAATAGATGAATATGGATTAGAAGATAAAATTTCTGATAAACTAAAATTATTTAACTGCTATGATAGAATGAGGCGCTATACTCAAGCATATAATTTAGCCGAACAACATCTTAATGAGCCAAATTTAAATAATCGTGTTGTTTGGTTAAATAATTTTACTAAAATAAATTATAAAATTACTCGTTATACTAATGCTATCGATACTAGCTTTAAGGCTGTTGAGCTAGCTAGCAAAGTGCCATATAGTGATCCAAGTGAGGCGATTATATATAGATTTTATTCACTTTTAAAGCTTAATAGATTTGATGAGGCTATATCTGCGCTTAAAACCTTAGATGGGAAAAGAGGTATTGATTTGATGTTGATTGAGGCTTATGATACTGCTATGCATTATGCTAATCAACAAGGAAATCAAATCGCAGTAGATTATGCTATAAAAGTGTTAAATTTACAAAAAAAGCTAAATATCAATACATTTAGCCCAGAAGCAAATTTTATATATATAGATAGTTTAGTTGCAAGGTCAAAACTTCAAGAGGCAAAAAATGAGCTTGAGGAGCTTTTTGCGCTAAATTTAAAACCGTATAACCGTGCTAGAGCCTTGCACGAAATAGCTCAAATTGAAATCTCGCAAAATAATTTAAAAGAAGCAGCTAAATATATAAATGAATGCTTAGAGATTGCAGGTGATAGCCAGTGGCGTGGGCTTTGCGCTGAGCAAAAGTTATTAGTTGATGGAATTTAG
- the miaA gene encoding tRNA (adenosine(37)-N6)-dimethylallyltransferase MiaA, translated as MFYEFAIIGTTASGKSDLAIKVARELNGVILSLDSLCLYKEINIASAKPSSNELALVKHFGIDIASPNDEFCVGDFIAEYKQALAYAKNLDIPLIITGGSGFYLKAMLSGLAPKTKPIKIDISDDEIWNLAVKIDSEFCSKFSKNDKFRLHKWYQIYTQTSAIPSQWLRDNTSQPVIKNLPIFELVWDKIELIERIKIRTKNMLQNGLIDEAEYLFKHYNNSLKPLNSIGLKECKEYLNGKINLNELENLIIIHTTQLAKRQRTFNKGFDSIKLDGKNLDLSVILTQIKSLNSIN; from the coding sequence ATGTTTTATGAATTTGCAATTATTGGCACTACTGCAAGTGGAAAAAGCGACTTAGCTATTAAGGTTGCAAGAGAGCTTAATGGAGTGATTTTAAGTCTTGATTCATTATGCTTATATAAAGAAATTAATATCGCTAGTGCTAAGCCAAGTAGCAATGAATTAGCTCTTGTTAAGCATTTTGGAATTGATATAGCTAGTCCTAATGATGAGTTTTGCGTAGGGGATTTTATCGCTGAATATAAGCAAGCTTTAGCATATGCAAAAAATCTAGATATTCCATTAATAATTACTGGTGGAAGTGGGTTTTATCTAAAAGCTATGCTAAGTGGCCTAGCGCCTAAAACAAAGCCAATCAAAATAGATATAAGTGATGATGAAATTTGGAATTTAGCAGTAAAAATTGATAGCGAATTTTGCTCTAAATTTAGCAAAAATGATAAATTTCGCCTACACAAATGGTATCAAATTTACACCCAAACCAGTGCCATTCCATCGCAATGGCTACGAGATAACACAAGCCAACCGGTGATTAAAAACTTACCAATTTTTGAATTAGTTTGGGATAAAATAGAACTAATAGAACGCATAAAAATCCGCACCAAAAATATGCTACAAAATGGCCTAATAGATGAGGCTGAGTATCTATTTAAACACTATAATAACTCTTTAAAACCACTTAATTCCATTGGCCTAAAAGAGTGTAAAGAGTATTTAAATGGCAAGATTAATCTAAATGAACTAGAAAATCTAATAATTATTCATACCACTCAGCTAGCTAAACGTCAAAGAACATTTAATAAAGGCTTTGATAGTATAAAACTTGATGGAAAAAATCTAGATTTAAGTGTGATTTTAACTCAAATCAAATCGCTAAATTCCATCAACTAA
- the mqnP gene encoding menaquinone biosynthesis prenyltransferase MqnP has translation MAKFIQILKDINELIVFKHSVFALPFIFVAMIVASKSANGSVWFGFELLILGLFCAVSARNFAMGANRYLDRDIDKDNPRCASRPSVDGRIGSKNLLIFIWLNALIFVVVAYFINSLAFWLSFPILAILGAYSYFKRFSSLAHVVLGICLGLSPIAGAIAVLADIPLWVILLSCGVVFWVAGFDILYSLQDMDYDKKKGLFSIPSIYGAQASMFICALFHFLTILFWLLFAISAKLGIIGFIGVAVSGIILYLEHRIVRRDFSKIDRAFFTLNGYLGIIFFIFVLVSLW, from the coding sequence ATGGCGAAATTTATACAAATTTTAAAAGATATTAATGAATTAATTGTATTTAAACATTCTGTTTTTGCCTTGCCATTTATCTTTGTAGCGATGATTGTAGCTTCAAAAAGTGCAAATGGTTCGGTTTGGTTTGGTTTTGAATTGTTGATTTTGGGGTTATTTTGTGCAGTTAGTGCTAGAAATTTTGCTATGGGAGCAAATCGTTATCTAGATAGAGATATTGACAAAGATAATCCACGTTGCGCTTCTCGTCCAAGTGTAGATGGTAGAATTGGCAGTAAAAATTTATTAATCTTTATTTGGTTAAACGCATTAATTTTTGTAGTTGTAGCATATTTTATAAATTCACTTGCATTTTGGTTAAGCTTTCCGATTTTAGCAATTCTAGGAGCATATTCGTACTTTAAAAGATTTTCTAGCCTTGCACATGTAGTTCTTGGGATATGTCTTGGGCTCTCACCAATTGCTGGGGCTATTGCAGTGCTTGCTGATATACCTTTGTGGGTAATTTTGTTATCTTGTGGGGTTGTTTTTTGGGTGGCCGGATTTGATATTTTATACTCTTTGCAAGATATGGATTATGATAAAAAAAAGGGATTATTTAGTATTCCTAGTATTTATGGGGCGCAGGCTTCGATGTTTATTTGCGCTCTTTTTCATTTTCTTACAATACTTTTTTGGCTACTTTTTGCTATTAGTGCAAAGCTTGGAATAATAGGATTTATAGGTGTAGCAGTTAGTGGAATTATTTTATATCTTGAACATAGAATTGTTAGACGAGATTTTAGTAAGATTGATAGAGCATTTTTTACTTTAAATGGCTATTTAGGGATTATATTTTTTATCTTTGTATTGGTGAGTTTATGGTAG
- a CDS encoding DUF6115 domain-containing protein produces the protein MSNELLLYVAFVLLLGVFGAIFWLRDKQVNLKFAKFELAIEGLIKENYQLKKQLTELAQTPPPVLQNPVDMSQIEHQIDIKISEGLSHKIAPIIENVRIIEQSVNEIKDDQLDRLYNLEERTKSISKITPPSFEVSNESKVVEMYRAGKSPEMIAKDLQLGVGQVTMILKFKKEM, from the coding sequence GTGAGCAATGAGTTATTACTTTATGTAGCCTTTGTGCTATTATTAGGTGTGTTTGGAGCGATATTTTGGCTAAGAGATAAGCAAGTAAATCTAAAATTTGCTAAATTTGAATTAGCAATAGAGGGTCTAATAAAAGAGAATTATCAGCTCAAAAAACAACTAACAGAATTAGCACAAACTCCGCCACCAGTGCTACAAAATCCAGTTGATATGAGTCAGATAGAGCATCAAATTGATATTAAAATTAGCGAAGGATTAAGTCATAAAATCGCTCCAATAATAGAAAATGTTCGCATAATAGAACAATCTGTAAATGAGATAAAAGATGATCAATTAGATAGGCTATACAACCTTGAAGAACGAACTAAAAGTATAAGCAAAATTACACCGCCAAGTTTTGAAGTAAGCAATGAGAGCAAGGTAGTTGAGATGTATAGGGCTGGAAAAAGTCCTGAGATGATTGCTAAAGATCTTCAACTAGGCGTAGGACAAGTTACGATGATTTTGAAATTTAAAAAAGAGATGTAA